A window of Paraburkholderia sp. ZP32-5 genomic DNA:
CCGTTGCGCGCCAATGCATCGATGCGTTCGACGACGCTGACGGTCGCGGCCGCGAGGCCGAGAAACGCCTGCAACGAGGCCATGTCGAGCGTGTCGAAGCGCGCCGGGTCCAACGCGTCGAGCGTCAGCAAACCCCACGGCTCGCCATGGATAAACAGCGGGCAGCCGAGGCAGTCGTGAACTTCGAGATGTCCGGCCGCCATGCCTTGCACGAGACCGTCATACGGATCGGGCAGATCGGAGTCGGCGGCAAAGCGGGTCGGCTCGGGCCGCGACAGCAGTTGCTGGAAACGCGGATGTTCGGCGACGCGAAAGCGTCGGCCGAGCGTGTCGCTGCTCAGGCCGTCGATCGCGAGCGGCACCAGCGTGTCGCCCTCGAGACGCAGCAGCGCGGCCGCATCGCCCGGAAACAGCGTGCGCAGGCTGCTCAGAAGACGCCGGTAACGCTCGCGGTCGGACAGCTCGCGCGACAGATCGAGGATCAACGGCGTCAGCACGTCGAGCACCGCTTCCGCAGTCAGATTGACTGCGTTATGAGTCTTTTCGACTAGAGTCGAATGAACCATCTCAATCACCAGAGCATTGATTTAATACGATTTTATATTTGGCACGGATTGTGATTATAGAAGCACGTCTGCCGAATCCGCCCTGAACCTTGCAGATAGACAGACTCTCAACGGACTTTCATCAGGACATTCATATGCTATCCGCCGAACACCGCGCCATTATCAAAGCAACCGTACCGCTCCTCGAAAGCGGAGGCGAGGCGCTGACCACGCATTTCTACTCCGTGATGCTCGACGAACATCCGGAAGTGCGTCCGATGTTCAATCTCGCGAATCAGGCCAGCGGCGCGCAGGCGCGCGCGCTGGCCAAAGGCGTGCTGATGTACGCACGTCATATCGATCAGCTCGAACAACTGGGCGGCCTCGTGTCGCAGATCATCAACAAGCACGTGTCGCTCAACGTGCAGCCCGAGCACTATCCGATCGTCGGCAAGTGCCTGTTGCGCGCCATTCGCGAAGTACTGGGCGCGGAAGTCGCGACCGATGCGGTGATCGAAGCGTGGGCCGCCGCTTATCAGCAACTCGCCGATCTGCTGAGCGGACTCGAAGAGAAGATTTACGCCGATCGCGAAGCTGCCCCGGGCGGCTGGCGCGGCACGCGGCTCTTCCGCGTCGCGCGCAAGGTGCGTGAAAGCGACGAGATCACGTCGTTCTATCTGCGTCCCGATGACGGCGGCGAATTGTTCGCGTTTCAGCCGGGGCAGTACATTGGCGTGCGTTTGATCATCGATGGCGAGGAAGTGCGCCGCAACTATTCGCTGTCGGCAATGAGCGATGGCCGCGAATATCGCATTAGCGTGAAACGTGAGCCGAATGGCACGGTGTCGAATTATCTGCATGAGCAGATCAACGAAAACGACGCGATCGAATTGTTCGCGCCGGCCGGTGAATTCACGCTTCAGCCGGGCGATAAGCCGTTGGTGCTGATCAGCGGCGGCGTGGGTATCACGCCGACGATGGCGATGTTGCAAGCCGCGTTGAAGACCAACCGTCCGGTGCATTTCATTCACGCGGCCCGTCATGGCGGCGTGCACGCATTCCGCGGTGCGATCGAGGCACTGGCCGCGCGCCATCCGCAACTGAAGCGCTTCTATTGCTACGAGCAGCGCCGCGCGGGTGATGCCGATGCGCATGAAATCGGCTATCTCGACGAAACGCGTCTGAAGAAGTGGTTGCCGGAAACGCGCGACGTCGATGTGTATTTCCTCGGGCCGGTCGCGTTCATGAAGGCGATCAAGAAAGGGCTGAAGGCGATCGGTGTGCCCGAATCGCAGAGCCGTTACGAGTTCTTCGGGCCGGCTAGCGCGCTCGAATAACACGGCGAGTACGCGTTTTCTTTGAATCGTTGAGAAGCGTCGATGCCGGGGATGAAGTAGCGAACGGCATCGCGCTGCTCAACATGTTCGAAGATTCGCACACGCCTTTTCAATGTGCTTCAGGCGGATCCGGCCTTGTAAACACAGGAGGAAATCCGCCGCCGCCGTGCACTAGTTCTCCCTTCTGCGGCGAAACACCCACCAGCCCGCCAGCCCGGTAAAGCCCGCGACCAGCAAAACCATCACCCAGAAGCCGTTCTTGTTTT
This region includes:
- the hmpA gene encoding NO-inducible flavohemoprotein, producing MLSAEHRAIIKATVPLLESGGEALTTHFYSVMLDEHPEVRPMFNLANQASGAQARALAKGVLMYARHIDQLEQLGGLVSQIINKHVSLNVQPEHYPIVGKCLLRAIREVLGAEVATDAVIEAWAAAYQQLADLLSGLEEKIYADREAAPGGWRGTRLFRVARKVRESDEITSFYLRPDDGGELFAFQPGQYIGVRLIIDGEEVRRNYSLSAMSDGREYRISVKREPNGTVSNYLHEQINENDAIELFAPAGEFTLQPGDKPLVLISGGVGITPTMAMLQAALKTNRPVHFIHAARHGGVHAFRGAIEALAARHPQLKRFYCYEQRRAGDADAHEIGYLDETRLKKWLPETRDVDVYFLGPVAFMKAIKKGLKAIGVPESQSRYEFFGPASALE